One window from the genome of Phocoena phocoena chromosome 15, mPhoPho1.1, whole genome shotgun sequence encodes:
- the VPS16 gene encoding vacuolar protein sorting-associated protein 16 homolog isoform X1: MDCYTANWNPLGDSAFYRKYELYSMDWDLKEELRDCLVAAAPYGGPIALLRNPGRKEKPASARPVLEIYSASGVPLASLLWKSGPMVSMGWSAEEELLCVQEDGVVLVYGLHGDFRRHFSMGNEVLQNRVLDARIFHTEFGSGVAILTGAHRFTLSANVGDLKLRRMPEVPGLQSAPSCWTTMCQDRVAHILLAVGPDLYLLDHAACSAVTPPGLAPGVSSFLQMAVSFTYRHLALFTDTGYIWMGTASLKEKLCEFNCNIRAPPKQMVWCSRPRSKERAVVVAWERRLMVVGDAPEGIQFVLDEDSYLVPELDGVRIFSRSTHEFLHEVPVASEEIFKIASMAPGALLLEAQKEYEKESQKADEYLREIQELGQLPQAVQQCIEAAGHEHWPDMQKSLLRAASFGKCFLDRFPPDSFVRMCQDLRVLNAIRDYHIGIPLTYSQYKQLTIQVLLDRLVLRRLYPLAIQICEYLRLPEVQGVSRILAHWACYKVQQKDVSDEDVARAINQKLGDTPGVSYSDIAARAYGCGRTELAIKLLEYEPRSGEQVPLLLKMKRSKLALSKAIESGDTDLVFTVLLHLKNELNRGDFFMTLRNQPMALSLYRQFCKHQELETLKDLYNQDDNHQELGSFHVRASYAAEERIEGRVAALQTAADAFYKAKNEFAAKATEDQMRLLRLQRRLEDELGGRFLDLSVHDTVTTLILSGQNKRAEQLARDFRIPDKRLWWLKLTALADLEDWEELEKFSKSKKSPIGYLPFVEICMKQHNKYEAKKYASRVGPEQKVKALLLVGDVAQAADVAIEHRNEAEMSLVLSHCTGATDGATADKIQRARAQVQKK; encoded by the exons ATGGACTGCTACACCGCGAACTGGAACCCGCTTGGGGACTCTGCCTTTTACCG GAAATATGAGCTGTATAGCATGGACTGGGACCTGAAGGAGGAACTGAGGGACTGCCTGGTGGCCGCTGCGCCCTATGGGGGCCCCATTG CGCTGCTGAGGAACCCCGGGCGGAAGGAGAAGCCTGCCAGCGCACGGCCAGTTCTTGAGATCTACTCAGCTTCTGGTGTGCCTCTGGCCAGTCTGCTG TGGAAGAGTGGGCCCATGGTGTCCATGGGCTGGTCAGCTGAGGAGGAGCTGCTCTGTGTGCAGGAAGACGGGGTCGTGCTGGTTTATGGGCTTCATGGTGACTTCCGGAGACACTTCAGCATGGGCAAT GAGGTGCTCCAGAACCGGGTTCTAGATGCCCGGATCTTCCATACTGAGTTTGGTTCTGGGGTGGCCATCCTCACAGGGGCCCACCGCTTCACCCTCAGTGCCAACGTGGGCGACCTCAAACTCCGCCGGATGCCAGAGGTGCCAG GTCTGCAGAGCGCGCCATCATGCTGGACCACAATGTGCCAGGACCGAGTGGCACACATTCTTCTGGCTGTAGGACCTGATCTTTACCTCCTGGATCACGCAGCCTGCtctgcagtg ACACCCCCTGGCCTAGCCCCAGGAGTGAGCAGCTTCCTGCAGATGGCTGTCTCCTTCACCTACAGACACCTGGCGCTCTTCACAGACACAGGGTACATCTGGATGGGGACAGCGTCTCTCAAG GAGAAGCTGTGTGAGTTCAACTGCAACATCCGGGCTCCCCCGAAGCAGATGGTCTG GTGCAGCCGTCCTCGCAGCAAGGAGAGGGCCGTTGTGGTAGCCTGGGAGAGGCGGCTAATGGTGGTGGGCGACGCACCTGAGGGCATCCA GTTCGTGCTGGATGAGGACTCCTACCTGGTGCCTGAGCTGGATGGGGTCCGCATCTTCTCCCGCAGTACCCATGAGTTCTTGCACGAGGTTCCAG TGGCCAGCGAGGAGATCTTTAAAATTGCCTCAATGGCCCCTGGAGCGCTACTGTTGGAAGCCCAGAAGGAATATGAG aaAGAGAGCCAGAAGGCGGATGAGTACCTGCGGGAGATCCAGGAGCTGGGGCAGCTGCCCCAGGCCGTGCAGCAGTGCATCGAGGCTGCAGGACATGAGCACTGGCCAGACATGCAGAAGAGTCTGCTCAGG GCGGCCTCCTTTGGAAAGTGTTTCCTGGACAGATTTCCACCCGACAGCTTTGTGCGCATGTGTCAGGACCTTCGTGTACTCAATGCCATTCGGGACTATCACATCGGGATTCCCCTCACCTATAGCCA atacaaGCAGCTCACCATCCAGGTGCTGCTGGACAG GCTTGTGTTGCGGAGGCTTTACCCCCTGGCCATTCAGATATGTGAGTACCTGCGGCTTCCTGAAGTGCAGGGCGTCAGCAGAATCCTGGCCCACTGGGCCTGCTACAAG GTACAACAGAAGGACGTGTCTGACGAGGATGTTGCTCGTGCCATTAACCAGAAGCTGGGGGACACACCTGGTGTCTCTTACTCTGACATTGCTGCACGAGCCTATGGCTGTGGCCGCACGGAGCTGGCCATCAAG CTGCTGGAATATGAGCCACGCTCTGGGGAACAGGTTCCCCTTCTCCTAAAGATGAAGAGGAGCAAACTGGCACTAAGCAAGGCCATCGAGAGTGGGGATACTGACCTGG TGTTCACGGTGCTGCTGCACCTGAAGAATGAGCTGAACCGAGGAGACTTTTTCATGACGCTTCGGAACCAGCCCATGGCCTTAAGTTTGTACCGAcag TTCTGTAAGCATCAAGAGCTAGAGACGCTGAAGGACCTTTACAATCAGGATGACAACCACCAGGAGCTGGGCAGCTTCCACGTCCGAGCCAGCTACGCTGCAGAGGAG CGTATTGAGGGACGAGTCGCAGCTCTGCAGACGGCAGCCGACGCCTTCTACAAGGCCAAGAATGAGTTCGCAGCCAAG GCCACAGAGGATCAAATGCGGCTCCTACGGCTGCAGCGACGCCTAGAAGATGAGCTGGGGGGCCGGTTCTTAGACCTGTCTGTACACGACACGGTCACCACCCTCATCCTCAGCGGCCAAAACAAGCGCGCGGAGCAGCTGGCACGTGACTTCCGCATCCCTGACAAGAG GCTCTGGTGGCTGAAGCTGACCGCCCTGGCAGATCTGGAAGACTGGGAGGAGCTAGAGAAGTTTTCTAAGAGCAAGAAATCACCCATCGGCTACCTG CCCTTTGTGGAAATCTGCATGAAACAACACAACAAGTATGAAGCCAAAAAGTATGCTTCCCGCGTGGGTCCCGAGCAGAAGGTCAAGGCCTTGCTTCTCGTTGG GGACGTGGCTCAGGCTGCAGACGTTGCCATCGAGCACCGGAATGAGGCAGAGATGAGCCTCGTATTGTCCCACTGCACTGGAGCCACAGATGGGGCCACGGCTGACAAGATTCAGCGGGCCCGGGCTCAAGTCCAGAAGAAGTGA
- the VPS16 gene encoding vacuolar protein sorting-associated protein 16 homolog isoform X2, with protein sequence MDCYTANWNPLGDSAFYRKYELYSMDWDLKEELRDCLVAAAPYGGPIALLRNPGRKEKPASARPVLEIYSASGVPLASLLWKSGPMVSMGWSAEEELLCVQEDGVVLVYGLHGDFRRHFSMGNEVLQNRVLDARIFHTEFGSGVAILTGAHRFTLSANVGDLKLRRMPEVPGLQSAPSCWTTMCQDRVAHILLAVGPDLYLLDHAACSAVTPPGLAPGVSSFLQMAVSFTYRHLALFTDTGYIWMGTASLKEKLCEFNCNIRAPPKQMVWCSRPRSKERAVVVAWERRLMVVGDAPEGIQYKQLTIQVLLDRLVLRRLYPLAIQICEYLRLPEVQGVSRILAHWACYKVQQKDVSDEDVARAINQKLGDTPGVSYSDIAARAYGCGRTELAIKLLEYEPRSGEQVPLLLKMKRSKLALSKAIESGDTDLVFTVLLHLKNELNRGDFFMTLRNQPMALSLYRQFCKHQELETLKDLYNQDDNHQELGSFHVRASYAAEERIEGRVAALQTAADAFYKAKNEFAAKATEDQMRLLRLQRRLEDELGGRFLDLSVHDTVTTLILSGQNKRAEQLARDFRIPDKRLWWLKLTALADLEDWEELEKFSKSKKSPIGYLPFVEICMKQHNKYEAKKYASRVGPEQKVKALLLVGDVAQAADVAIEHRNEAEMSLVLSHCTGATDGATADKIQRARAQVQKK encoded by the exons ATGGACTGCTACACCGCGAACTGGAACCCGCTTGGGGACTCTGCCTTTTACCG GAAATATGAGCTGTATAGCATGGACTGGGACCTGAAGGAGGAACTGAGGGACTGCCTGGTGGCCGCTGCGCCCTATGGGGGCCCCATTG CGCTGCTGAGGAACCCCGGGCGGAAGGAGAAGCCTGCCAGCGCACGGCCAGTTCTTGAGATCTACTCAGCTTCTGGTGTGCCTCTGGCCAGTCTGCTG TGGAAGAGTGGGCCCATGGTGTCCATGGGCTGGTCAGCTGAGGAGGAGCTGCTCTGTGTGCAGGAAGACGGGGTCGTGCTGGTTTATGGGCTTCATGGTGACTTCCGGAGACACTTCAGCATGGGCAAT GAGGTGCTCCAGAACCGGGTTCTAGATGCCCGGATCTTCCATACTGAGTTTGGTTCTGGGGTGGCCATCCTCACAGGGGCCCACCGCTTCACCCTCAGTGCCAACGTGGGCGACCTCAAACTCCGCCGGATGCCAGAGGTGCCAG GTCTGCAGAGCGCGCCATCATGCTGGACCACAATGTGCCAGGACCGAGTGGCACACATTCTTCTGGCTGTAGGACCTGATCTTTACCTCCTGGATCACGCAGCCTGCtctgcagtg ACACCCCCTGGCCTAGCCCCAGGAGTGAGCAGCTTCCTGCAGATGGCTGTCTCCTTCACCTACAGACACCTGGCGCTCTTCACAGACACAGGGTACATCTGGATGGGGACAGCGTCTCTCAAG GAGAAGCTGTGTGAGTTCAACTGCAACATCCGGGCTCCCCCGAAGCAGATGGTCTG GTGCAGCCGTCCTCGCAGCAAGGAGAGGGCCGTTGTGGTAGCCTGGGAGAGGCGGCTAATGGTGGTGGGCGACGCACCTGAGGGCATCCA atacaaGCAGCTCACCATCCAGGTGCTGCTGGACAG GCTTGTGTTGCGGAGGCTTTACCCCCTGGCCATTCAGATATGTGAGTACCTGCGGCTTCCTGAAGTGCAGGGCGTCAGCAGAATCCTGGCCCACTGGGCCTGCTACAAG GTACAACAGAAGGACGTGTCTGACGAGGATGTTGCTCGTGCCATTAACCAGAAGCTGGGGGACACACCTGGTGTCTCTTACTCTGACATTGCTGCACGAGCCTATGGCTGTGGCCGCACGGAGCTGGCCATCAAG CTGCTGGAATATGAGCCACGCTCTGGGGAACAGGTTCCCCTTCTCCTAAAGATGAAGAGGAGCAAACTGGCACTAAGCAAGGCCATCGAGAGTGGGGATACTGACCTGG TGTTCACGGTGCTGCTGCACCTGAAGAATGAGCTGAACCGAGGAGACTTTTTCATGACGCTTCGGAACCAGCCCATGGCCTTAAGTTTGTACCGAcag TTCTGTAAGCATCAAGAGCTAGAGACGCTGAAGGACCTTTACAATCAGGATGACAACCACCAGGAGCTGGGCAGCTTCCACGTCCGAGCCAGCTACGCTGCAGAGGAG CGTATTGAGGGACGAGTCGCAGCTCTGCAGACGGCAGCCGACGCCTTCTACAAGGCCAAGAATGAGTTCGCAGCCAAG GCCACAGAGGATCAAATGCGGCTCCTACGGCTGCAGCGACGCCTAGAAGATGAGCTGGGGGGCCGGTTCTTAGACCTGTCTGTACACGACACGGTCACCACCCTCATCCTCAGCGGCCAAAACAAGCGCGCGGAGCAGCTGGCACGTGACTTCCGCATCCCTGACAAGAG GCTCTGGTGGCTGAAGCTGACCGCCCTGGCAGATCTGGAAGACTGGGAGGAGCTAGAGAAGTTTTCTAAGAGCAAGAAATCACCCATCGGCTACCTG CCCTTTGTGGAAATCTGCATGAAACAACACAACAAGTATGAAGCCAAAAAGTATGCTTCCCGCGTGGGTCCCGAGCAGAAGGTCAAGGCCTTGCTTCTCGTTGG GGACGTGGCTCAGGCTGCAGACGTTGCCATCGAGCACCGGAATGAGGCAGAGATGAGCCTCGTATTGTCCCACTGCACTGGAGCCACAGATGGGGCCACGGCTGACAAGATTCAGCGGGCCCGGGCTCAAGTCCAGAAGAAGTGA
- the PCED1A gene encoding PC-esterase domain-containing protein 1A isoform X1 — protein MVFCLENEEARCPLGSTMVQFQASEVQQLLHNKFVVILGDSIQRAVYKDLVLLLQKDSLLTAAQLKAKGELSFEQDQLMAGGQLGELHNGTQYREVRQFCSGSGHHLVRFYFLTRVYSEYLEGILEELTYGPAPDLVIINSCLWDLSRYGRCSMESYRENLERVFMRMDQVLPDSCLLVWNMAMPLGERVTGGFLLPELQPLAGSLRRDVVEGNFYSATLAGDHCFDVLDLHFHFRHAVQHRHRDGVHWDQHAHRHLSHLLLTHVADAWGVELPKRDYPHDPWIEDWPEPDHLFQGSQGQTPAFREQLALPPPSPLPLPMHFPYPLPQPSPPPLFPLLPQDPPFFPGQPFPPHEFNFNPTEDCSMPPHLGCSPGVNFVPGPLPPPVPSPIPHGQHRGLAVHRGMPRCIHTSPYHVPRTGAPCRQRPRHSDRLIHTYKLDKWPPPHSGTWPG, from the exons ATGGTCTTCTGTCTGGAGAACGAGGAAGCGCGCTGCCCGCTGGGAAGCACCATGGTCCAATTCCAGGCCTCTGAAGTCCAGCAGCTGCTACACAACAAGTTCGTGGTCATCTTGGGGGACTCAA TCCAGCGGGCTGTGTACAAAGACCTGGTGCTTCTGCTCCAGAAAGACTCACTGCTCACAGCCGCCCAGCTGAAAGCCAAG ggggagctgAGCTTTGAACAGGACCAGCTGATGGCTGGGGGTCAGCTGGGTGAGCTGCACAACGGGACACAGTACCGAGAGGTCCGCCAGTTCTGCTCGGGTTCTGGCCACCACCTTGTACGCTTCTACTTCCTCACCCGCGTTTACTCCGAGTACCTCGAGGGAATCCTGGAGGAGCTGACGTATGGGCCTGCCCCGGACCTGGTGATCATCAACTCCTGCCTCTGGGATCTCTCCAg GTATGGCCGCTGCTCGATGGAGAGCTACCGAGAGAACTTGGAGCGGGTGTTCATGCGCATGGACCAGGTGTTGCCAGACTCCTGCCTGCTGGTGTGGAACATGGCAATGCCCCTAGGAGAGCGTGTCACTGGGGGTTTCCTTCTGCCTGAG CTCCAGCCTCTGGCAGGCTCTCTGCGGCGGGATGTGGTTGAAGGGAATTTCTATAGCGCTACACTGGCTGGGGACCACTGCTTCGATGTCTTGGACCTCCACTTTCATTTCCGGCATGCAGTACAGCACCGTCACCGGGACGGTGTCCACTGGGACCAGCATGCCCACCGCCACCTCTCACACTTGCTTCTGACCCACGTGGCTGATGCCTGGGGTGTGGAGCTGCCGAAGCGTGACTATCCCCATG ACCCATGGATTGAGGACTGGCCAGAGCCGGATCATCTCTTCCAGGGGAGCCAGGGGCAGACCCCAGCCTTCAGGGAGCAGCTGGCCTTGCCCCCACCCTCTCCTTTACCCCTTCCCATGCATTTTCCCTACCCTCTTCCtcagccctccccacctcctctgttTCCACTCCTGCCCCAGGATCCCCCTTTTTTCCCAGGCCAGCCCTTCCCACCCCATGAATTCAACTTCAATCCAACAGAAGACTGCTCGATGCCACCCCACTTAG GATGTAGCCCCGGAGTGAACTTTGTGCCTGGCCCCCTGCCTCCTCCAGTCCCCAGCCCTATCCCCCATGGTCAGCACCGGGGCCTGGCCGTCCACCGGGGGATGCCACGCTGTATTCACACCAGCCCCTACCACGTGCCAAGAACAGGGGCACCCTGCAGGCAGCGTCCCAGACACTCAGACAGGCTGATCCATACATACAAACTGGACAAATGGCCTCCTCCCCATTCGGGGACGTGGCCTGGGTAG
- the PCED1A gene encoding PC-esterase domain-containing protein 1A isoform X2, with protein MVFCLENEEARCPLGSTMVQFQASEVQQLLHNKFVVILGDSIQRAVYKDLVLLLQKDSLLTAAQLKAKYLEGILEELTYGPAPDLVIINSCLWDLSRYGRCSMESYRENLERVFMRMDQVLPDSCLLVWNMAMPLGERVTGGFLLPELQPLAGSLRRDVVEGNFYSATLAGDHCFDVLDLHFHFRHAVQHRHRDGVHWDQHAHRHLSHLLLTHVADAWGVELPKRDYPHDPWIEDWPEPDHLFQGSQGQTPAFREQLALPPPSPLPLPMHFPYPLPQPSPPPLFPLLPQDPPFFPGQPFPPHEFNFNPTEDCSMPPHLGCSPGVNFVPGPLPPPVPSPIPHGQHRGLAVHRGMPRCIHTSPYHVPRTGAPCRQRPRHSDRLIHTYKLDKWPPPHSGTWPG; from the exons ATGGTCTTCTGTCTGGAGAACGAGGAAGCGCGCTGCCCGCTGGGAAGCACCATGGTCCAATTCCAGGCCTCTGAAGTCCAGCAGCTGCTACACAACAAGTTCGTGGTCATCTTGGGGGACTCAA TCCAGCGGGCTGTGTACAAAGACCTGGTGCTTCTGCTCCAGAAAGACTCACTGCTCACAGCCGCCCAGCTGAAAGCCAAG TACCTCGAGGGAATCCTGGAGGAGCTGACGTATGGGCCTGCCCCGGACCTGGTGATCATCAACTCCTGCCTCTGGGATCTCTCCAg GTATGGCCGCTGCTCGATGGAGAGCTACCGAGAGAACTTGGAGCGGGTGTTCATGCGCATGGACCAGGTGTTGCCAGACTCCTGCCTGCTGGTGTGGAACATGGCAATGCCCCTAGGAGAGCGTGTCACTGGGGGTTTCCTTCTGCCTGAG CTCCAGCCTCTGGCAGGCTCTCTGCGGCGGGATGTGGTTGAAGGGAATTTCTATAGCGCTACACTGGCTGGGGACCACTGCTTCGATGTCTTGGACCTCCACTTTCATTTCCGGCATGCAGTACAGCACCGTCACCGGGACGGTGTCCACTGGGACCAGCATGCCCACCGCCACCTCTCACACTTGCTTCTGACCCACGTGGCTGATGCCTGGGGTGTGGAGCTGCCGAAGCGTGACTATCCCCATG ACCCATGGATTGAGGACTGGCCAGAGCCGGATCATCTCTTCCAGGGGAGCCAGGGGCAGACCCCAGCCTTCAGGGAGCAGCTGGCCTTGCCCCCACCCTCTCCTTTACCCCTTCCCATGCATTTTCCCTACCCTCTTCCtcagccctccccacctcctctgttTCCACTCCTGCCCCAGGATCCCCCTTTTTTCCCAGGCCAGCCCTTCCCACCCCATGAATTCAACTTCAATCCAACAGAAGACTGCTCGATGCCACCCCACTTAG GATGTAGCCCCGGAGTGAACTTTGTGCCTGGCCCCCTGCCTCCTCCAGTCCCCAGCCCTATCCCCCATGGTCAGCACCGGGGCCTGGCCGTCCACCGGGGGATGCCACGCTGTATTCACACCAGCCCCTACCACGTGCCAAGAACAGGGGCACCCTGCAGGCAGCGTCCCAGACACTCAGACAGGCTGATCCATACATACAAACTGGACAAATGGCCTCCTCCCCATTCGGGGACGTGGCCTGGGTAG